CCGACAAACCTAAGTTTGCTGAGGTGGTCGACGCGTTTATGCAGTTTGTGCAAGGCGCGGAACTGGTGATACATAACGCACCGTTTGACGTGGGCTTTATCAACCACGAACTGTCTTTATTAAAAGACAATGTTTGGGGAAAAATAGAAGATCATTGCAAAATCACTGACACCTTAAAAATGGCGCGCAAAACCTATCCGGGACAGCGTAATTCGTTGGATGCCTTGTGCAAGCGTTTAGGCGTGGATAACTCGGGCCGAGAATTACACGGCGCCCTACTCGATTCCGAGATTCTGGCGGATGTGTATTTAATGATGACCGGCGGCCAGGTGAGTTTAAAACTGGCGCACGAAAGCGCGTCTGGCGGCGCAGGTTGGACACGAAAAAGCCGTGATCAACGCGGGGTACTTAAAGTGCTCGAACCTACGCCTGAAGAACTGACGGCCCACCAAGCTT
The Thiomicrospira pelophila DSM 1534 genome window above contains:
- the dnaQ gene encoding DNA polymerase III subunit epsilon — translated: MRQIILDTETTGIDPKQGHRIIEIGCVELLDRKLTHQHYHQYIQPEREVEEEAIGVHGITNELLTDKPKFAEVVDAFMQFVQGAELVIHNAPFDVGFINHELSLLKDNVWGKIEDHCKITDTLKMARKTYPGQRNSLDALCKRLGVDNSGRELHGALLDSEILADVYLMMTGGQVSLKLAHESASGGAGWTRKSRDQRGVLKVLEPTPEELTAHQAYLAKMFKDQENPPVW